AGGATTACATGTTTGAAATGTGTCTTTCATGTTATCGAGACTTAGTTGCTTACTACAAGGACTGGAAGGTTATATTTTGTTCATGTGTTCCAGAGGAATGACTAAAATTTCTTACACATTTGCACAAATATATAAGCCATGTCTATGAAAGAGAAAtgaggttttaaaaaaaaaaactcacagCATGTGAACAGGCTCCAACTAGCCCATTTTATCCAAAACTTAACTGCTACTGTCTTCTACAACGAGTTCAGAAAGCTTTCGGATCTTAGGTAGGGGGAACTTTAGGAAATTGATACCCTCCTGTGGAACTTGGTTTTATGGCCTGAGTGTGATCTAGGGTGGCCGTCATCAGCTTCTTCCTCAACAGTTTTGGCCTGGGCAAGAGAAGACTTTTTAATTTTCATCCATTTAAATGTCCAACTTGATAAGCTCTTGTGTTTGTTATTTAGTTTTTCATATTCTTGCTGCAACTCAAAATAGTCCGTCTGCAATTCTTCCATTTTGGCCTTTACTATATCTAATTCTGCTTTGAGAGTGTTGACTTCCTTCTTTGTACATAGCCAGCTTCCATCTTGATCAGGGTTATCATCACAGTTATCCTTTCCTTGTATTATATCCCTCATCTTTACCTGTTCTGAGAACAAAACCTGTATTTATGTCACTTTGCAAGGTCAGAGATGTTCTTCTAAGTAAGCACAAAATCTTAGAAGAAAAAATGGTTGTTTATTGGCTTGTCATAAAGATACCATTCTTTCCTTCACTAGCACTCATATTATCTTCTGAAACATATTAAAGGTTTTTCATAAGTACCTGGACATTATCCTTGTCATTTACCATCATACTTTAGTACCTTTGTATCAAGATGTATCAAGAGTTTTGCCTTCAATCATGATATATGTTATGAGGCGTGCAGCAGTGCAGGTCTTTTaagtttatattttttattactGAGTTAGAAATCTAGTGCAAGACACCCACGTGTAGCTATGaacaaaatttagaaaattatCTATTGATGCCaaaccttgaaaaaaaaaggcaacATAATAGCTTATGAGATGATGAGAACGACATAACAGCTTATGAGATGATTCTTCTGATCAAATTGAAGAGATTATTCAAAATACTTCTTCAACTGCTTAATTTTTCCTCTTTCACTTAAAATGTCAGCTTTCTTTGTGTTGATAAAATGACATGCCTGAACAGTAAAAACCGATAAGTTTTTATAGTTGTCAAGATTTTAGCACAAATTAGATTGCTTGCAGCCTTGCCTGGAAAACTGAGCTTCCTATCAGTTTCTCATATCTTTGTTAAATGTCTAACTATTTAACTAAGTCCTGTCATatgaagctgaaattttcaGATATGTAAAGAGTCATGATGAGATTAAGATATGTGCTTGTATCTTAAAAAATTAGGTGCATTTTACAGCACAAAAGGCTCATTATGCCATTTGCCTAGAGGCTGGGTGCTGCCATAACAATGTCTTTTCCAGATTATTTACTGCAGTTACCTGGATTACAGTTCGTAGGGGCAGCCTGTCATTTTGTGCTGCATGCATACATGCGTCAATTGACAGCTTCTCACAGTTCATGATTTTGCATAGCCTTCTGCGGTCTTGTTCTGATAGTGAAGTATGAGTCTGTAGGAAACCAGATTGTTAGTGTCTCAAATATGGTAATATATTTTATGGAAATATAATGGATTTAGAATTGGAAAAGGTAGACTGATAACCTTGAGATAAGTATCAATGGCTCTATAGAGACCATCATCACATGTTCGAGCATTTTCAGGCAAAGATTCAGCTAAAACTTGAAACTTGGAGATGGAGAGATTGGGATCTCTTGCAACTTCTGCTAGATAGTTGTCAAGGAGTTTGCCAACAGTCAATGTCCCTGGATTTTGTTGCAGCAgcagctgctgctgctgttcATATATCAAGAAGTACTCCAAAATCCTTTGGACAACGTCTATGTTGTGCATTGTCCGGTCATTGGTCATCCTGGGTAATCAACATAATGTGGGGAACATTTAGAGGAATTTATCATTTTACTTGGAAAGTATACTTTTGAAAAAGGGTTTGGAAGTACTATATAGACATCTTCTTAGACAATTAAATCTTGAAGTTGAGCTAAAGAGAAGGTTGGAACTCACTTTACCATCTTCCCTTGATCTCCTACTGTATAAGTTGGTATCAGCAGATCATTCACATTTGCTTTTTCCAAAACCATTCCAACTCTTTTCTCGAGCTCTGAGATTAAAGCTGGGGATATTGAAAACACTAGGGCCATCTTCAATATCCACAGAAGGAACTTGCAAGAAACAGCTTCCTTCTGAGGTGGCAGTATACTTACTAGACTCTCTATGATCATTCTATGCTCCTTATTCTGTCCAATGACCCCTTCCAGGCTCTTGCCAGTTGTGACACTCCATTGTACCTCATTTTGACTATATCCACgtctttttattgctttaccTGCATCTATATCTGGCAACCATTTTTCTGCGTATCGCATGATACATGAACCTATACTTTCTGGTTTTGTCCCTTTTGCTCTTATGGCTACTATGATCCTTATGAAGTGATCAATGCGAAGAGTAGCCACATCCTCAAACCACCAATCTTCTTCACTGATGTTCTCCACTGTGGCTGAGTTTTCTCGAGATACTTTCCATGAAATTGAGTCGCAACATCTTCGAACAATCTGAAGGTTTTCACCCCATGGAGACAGCTTTTCACATGATTTGAGGACAGTGACTGAGTCTCTCCATGAAGA
This sequence is a window from Coffea eugenioides isolate CCC68of chromosome 7, Ceug_1.0, whole genome shotgun sequence. Protein-coding genes within it:
- the LOC113778515 gene encoding BTB/POZ domain-containing protein DOT3 isoform X2, encoding MRNNHFILLILLEQYPLVARCGYLNRLELEPSNPDLGYDLKLENFPGGSETFELVLKFCYDLPIGLNPNNVAALRCASEFLEMTESLEDGNLISKTEAFFTFVVLSSWRDSVTVLKSCEKLSPWGENLQIVRRCCDSISWKVSRENSATVENISEEDWWFEDVATLRIDHFIRIIVAIRAKGTKPESIGSCIMRYAEKWLPDIDAGKAIKRRGYSQNEVQWSVTTGKSLEGVIGQNKEHRMIIESLVSILPPQKEAVSCKFLLWILKMALVFSISPALISELEKRVGMVLEKANVNDLLIPTYTVGDQGKMVKMTNDRTMHNIDVVQRILEYFLIYEQQQQLLLQQNPGTLTVGKLLDNYLAEVARDPNLSISKFQVLAESLPENARTCDDGLYRAIDTYLKTHTSLSEQDRRRLCKIMNCEKLSIDACMHAAQNDRLPLRTVIQVLFSEQVKMRDIIQGKDNCDDNPDQDGSWLCTKKEVNTLKAELDIVKAKMEELQTDYFELQQEYEKLNNKHKSLSSWTFKWMKIKKSSLAQAKTVEEEADDGHPRSHSGHKTKFHRRVSIS
- the LOC113778515 gene encoding BTB/POZ domain-containing protein DOT3 isoform X1; amino-acid sequence: MEQQQSSSSDSDGIDQARGYSIIVPGNLIATTDGFEKKEHSWFALSPIPSDLSIQVEDINFCVHKYPLVARCGYLNRLELEPSNPDLGYDLKLENFPGGSETFELVLKFCYDLPIGLNPNNVAALRCASEFLEMTESLEDGNLISKTEAFFTFVVLSSWRDSVTVLKSCEKLSPWGENLQIVRRCCDSISWKVSRENSATVENISEEDWWFEDVATLRIDHFIRIIVAIRAKGTKPESIGSCIMRYAEKWLPDIDAGKAIKRRGYSQNEVQWSVTTGKSLEGVIGQNKEHRMIIESLVSILPPQKEAVSCKFLLWILKMALVFSISPALISELEKRVGMVLEKANVNDLLIPTYTVGDQGKMVKMTNDRTMHNIDVVQRILEYFLIYEQQQQLLLQQNPGTLTVGKLLDNYLAEVARDPNLSISKFQVLAESLPENARTCDDGLYRAIDTYLKTHTSLSEQDRRRLCKIMNCEKLSIDACMHAAQNDRLPLRTVIQVLFSEQVKMRDIIQGKDNCDDNPDQDGSWLCTKKEVNTLKAELDIVKAKMEELQTDYFELQQEYEKLNNKHKSLSSWTFKWMKIKKSSLAQAKTVEEEADDGHPRSHSGHKTKFHRRVSIS